A section of the Clostridium felsineum DSM 794 genome encodes:
- a CDS encoding DUF6506 family protein: MKVNAAFIFVAPEVDYKKHRTAIDTPVVHLNVVGVKNYSEAVEVAKELVADGVKAIELCAGFGNEGIALVSKAVKGQASVGAVKFDHHPGFDFKSGDELFNN, from the coding sequence ATGAAAGTTAATGCAGCATTTATTTTTGTAGCACCAGAGGTTGATTATAAAAAACATAGAACCGCTATTGATACTCCTGTTGTTCATTTAAATGTAGTAGGAGTAAAGAATTATAGTGAAGCAGTTGAAGTAGCTAAAGAATTAGTAGCTGACGGCGTTAAGGCTATTGAACTTTGTGCAGGTTTTGGAAATGAAGGAATAGCACTTGTTTCTAAAGCAGTAAAGGGACAAGCTTCTGTTGGTGCAGTTAAATTTGATCATCATCCTGGGTTTGATTTTAAAAGTGGTGATGAATTATTTAATAACTAG
- a CDS encoding UvrB/UvrC motif-containing protein, with the protein MDIREKVKKLPLSSGVYIMKDSLGTTIYVGKSKNLKSRVGSYFMNSKTRSPKVIKLLKNLKDFEYILTDTEFEALLLECRLIKEIKPRYNRQMKTPKGYCYIRIKMNEKYPSIDMCIETNNDDNNLYFGPYTSKNTVEKAILGIKEHNKILCTNAARKISGCLKYSMNLCIGMCENEAFKEYYDGVISKVIKMLNGTDLTILKEIEERMEKASENLDFEAAVKCRDDIKAIKYLIDGTKIINFIKNNINIAFIEILNDKEIKLFLIRYNKVIFTEKYEISKLNVYEVKLKIKKYFNNSLKQIINIDKNDIDEIHIIYNYLKSKDSVGKYMVILNDWLDNLEDLSFDKAIKEFIKIKE; encoded by the coding sequence TTGGATATAAGAGAAAAAGTGAAAAAGTTACCTTTATCATCAGGAGTGTATATAATGAAAGATTCATTAGGTACAACTATTTATGTAGGAAAATCTAAGAATTTAAAAAGTAGAGTTGGATCATATTTTATGAATTCCAAGACACGTTCTCCAAAGGTTATAAAATTATTGAAAAATCTTAAGGATTTTGAGTATATACTAACAGATACAGAATTTGAAGCATTACTTCTTGAATGCAGATTAATTAAAGAAATTAAACCGAGATATAATAGGCAAATGAAAACTCCAAAAGGTTATTGCTATATAAGAATAAAAATGAATGAAAAATATCCAAGTATTGATATGTGTATTGAAACTAATAATGATGATAATAATCTTTATTTTGGACCATATACAAGCAAAAATACTGTAGAAAAAGCAATCTTAGGGATAAAAGAGCATAATAAAATTTTATGTACAAATGCTGCTAGAAAGATTTCTGGTTGCCTTAAATATTCTATGAATTTGTGTATAGGTATGTGTGAGAATGAGGCTTTTAAAGAATATTATGATGGTGTGATTAGTAAAGTTATAAAAATGCTTAATGGAACAGATTTAACTATACTTAAAGAAATTGAAGAGAGAATGGAGAAGGCATCTGAAAATCTTGATTTTGAAGCAGCGGTTAAGTGTAGAGATGATATAAAGGCAATAAAGTATTTAATTGATGGTACAAAGATTATTAATTTTATAAAAAATAATATAAATATTGCTTTTATAGAAATTTTAAATGATAAAGAAATTAAATTATTTTTGATAAGATATAATAAAGTTATATTTACAGAGAAATATGAAATTAGTAAGCTGAATGTTTATGAAGTAAAATTAAAGATTAAAAAGTATTTTAATAATTCTTTAAAACAAATTATCAATATTGATAAGAATGACATAGATGAGATTCATATAATATATAATTATTTAAAAAGTAAAGATAGTGTAGGAAAGTATATGGTTATTTTAAATGATTGGTTAGACAACCTAGAAGATTTGAGTTTTGATAAAGCTATTAAAGAATTTATAAAAATAAAAGAATAA
- a CDS encoding amino acid permease, with amino-acid sequence MEKKELSRGLKARHIELIALGGTIGVGLFMGSASTIKWAGPSVLLAYGVAGIAMYIIMRIMGEMLYVEPLAGSFANYANKYISPLAGYITAWCYWFMWIAVGMSEITAIGIYVKFWFPSVPAWIPALIGVAILAAANMASVKFYGEFEFWFSLIKVVTIVVMLIVGVSLIFFGVGNHGVPIGLKNLTAHGGFFAGGLKGWLFALCMVTASYQGVELIGITAGEAEDPKNTLRKATKNIIWRILIFYVGAIFVIVTIYPWDKISSLGSPFVLTFAKIGITAAAGIINFVVLTAAMSGCNSGIYSCGRMLYTLARNGQAPKFLGKLNKEGVPANGIRTTLVCLLIGVVLNYIYPNSKLFVYIYSASVLPGMAPWFVLCISQIKFRKEHAEQMKTHPFKSKLFPYANYIVVAYLCLVLGGMCFNSSTQMPLLIGAVFCIIVIIAYFAFGINKGKIPKERELED; translated from the coding sequence GTGGAAAAAAAAGAGTTATCACGAGGGCTAAAAGCTCGTCATATTGAGTTAATAGCTTTAGGTGGTACAATTGGGGTAGGCTTGTTCATGGGATCAGCAAGTACTATTAAATGGGCAGGACCATCAGTACTTCTAGCTTATGGCGTAGCCGGTATTGCTATGTATATTATTATGAGAATTATGGGAGAAATGCTTTATGTAGAACCTTTAGCTGGTTCCTTTGCAAATTATGCAAATAAGTATATATCTCCCTTAGCAGGATATATTACAGCATGGTGCTATTGGTTTATGTGGATAGCAGTTGGTATGTCTGAGATTACAGCCATTGGAATCTACGTAAAGTTTTGGTTTCCGTCTGTGCCGGCTTGGATTCCAGCACTAATTGGTGTAGCTATTTTAGCAGCAGCCAATATGGCTTCAGTTAAGTTTTATGGTGAATTTGAATTTTGGTTTTCACTAATTAAGGTAGTTACTATTGTAGTTATGCTTATAGTTGGAGTTTCTTTGATTTTCTTTGGTGTTGGTAATCATGGTGTGCCTATAGGGCTTAAAAATCTTACAGCCCATGGCGGATTTTTTGCTGGTGGCTTAAAAGGCTGGTTATTTGCTTTATGTATGGTAACAGCATCATATCAAGGCGTAGAGCTTATTGGAATCACAGCAGGAGAAGCTGAGGATCCTAAAAATACATTAAGAAAAGCAACTAAAAATATAATTTGGCGTATACTCATTTTCTATGTTGGTGCTATATTCGTAATTGTGACTATTTATCCATGGGATAAGATCAGTTCACTTGGCAGTCCTTTTGTTTTGACTTTTGCCAAGATTGGAATTACGGCAGCAGCAGGAATAATAAATTTTGTAGTTCTTACAGCAGCTATGTCTGGTTGTAATAGTGGAATTTATAGCTGTGGACGTATGCTGTATACATTGGCTAGAAATGGTCAAGCACCTAAATTCTTAGGTAAATTAAATAAAGAAGGGGTTCCAGCTAATGGTATAAGGACAACTTTAGTTTGTTTACTAATAGGTGTAGTCTTAAATTATATATACCCAAATTCAAAGCTGTTTGTTTATATTTATAGTGCAAGTGTACTTCCAGGAATGGCTCCATGGTTTGTATTATGTATTAGTCAAATAAAATTCAGAAAAGAACATGCAGAGCAAATGAAAACACATCCATTTAAATCAAAGCTTTTTCCATATGCAAATTATATTGTAGTAGCATATCTTTGCTTAGTTTTAGGGGGTATGTGCTTTAATTCTTCAACACAGATGCCACTTCTTATCGGTGCTGTGTTCTGCATTATAGTTATCATAGCTTATTTTGCTTTTGGTATAAATAAGGGAAAGATTCCGAAAGAAAGAGAACTTGAAGATTAA
- a CDS encoding RpiB/LacA/LacB family sugar-phosphate isomerase produces MKIVIASDHAGFSLKEEVKQFLQSKNHEILDLGTHNSDACDLSDYIYPAALAVAEGKAERGIFIDGVGYGSALIANKIYGVYAAVCQDPFCAKLARSHSNTNVLCIGAKIIGSAIALETIDSWMNTDFLSNTPKYKLRVDKVTNISEKHLKKLSEI; encoded by the coding sequence ATGAAAATTGTTATTGCTAGCGATCATGCTGGTTTTTCTTTAAAGGAAGAAGTAAAACAATTTCTCCAAAGTAAAAATCATGAAATTTTAGACCTTGGAACACACAATAGTGATGCCTGTGATTTATCTGATTATATTTATCCTGCGGCATTAGCTGTAGCTGAAGGAAAAGCAGAACGTGGAATTTTTATAGATGGTGTCGGTTATGGTAGTGCTTTAATTGCAAATAAAATATATGGAGTGTATGCAGCTGTTTGTCAAGATCCTTTTTGTGCTAAACTAGCTCGTTCACATTCTAACACCAACGTTCTTTGCATTGGTGCAAAAATAATAGGTTCTGCAATAGCACTTGAAACTATAGATAGCTGGATGAATACCGACTTTTTAAGTAATACACCAAAATACAAATTGCGTGTGGATAAGGTAACTAATATATCTGAAAAACATTTAAAAAAATTATCTGAAATTTAA